A region from the Posidoniimonas polymericola genome encodes:
- the asnS gene encoding asparagine--tRNA ligase produces the protein MQKLSVREARLESAIGQQARLQGWVRTRRDSKGGFSFIEINDGTCLANIQVIADAALPNYEDEVRHLTAGCSVTIDGEVKASGGKGQATELHAAAVTVHGLADPESYPLQKKRHSMEKLREWAHLRPRTNTFGAVMRVRNQVCRSVHDFFQEDGFLYLNTPIITASDCEGAGEMFRVTTLDPADPPRNDQGAVDYTQDFFDRPSFLTVSGQLEGEVYATALGKVYTFGPTFRAENSNTSRHLAEFWMVEPEVAFNDLEDNMDLAERFLKRVVTDVLENCEEDLDFFEQRIDKEVRERLGKIVAGGFARTTYTDAIAALESSGEAFEFPVSWGVDLQAEHERYLAEKLHGRPVIVHDYPATIKPFYMRVNDDGRTVRAMDVLAPGVGEIIGGSQREERLDVLESRMSEQGLNPDDYWWYLDLRRYGTVPHAGFGLGLERMVQFVTGMANIRDVIPFPRTPGNAEF, from the coding sequence ATGCAAAAACTATCCGTGCGCGAGGCGCGTCTCGAGTCCGCCATTGGTCAGCAGGCCCGCCTGCAGGGCTGGGTCCGCACCCGCCGCGACTCGAAGGGCGGCTTCAGCTTCATTGAAATCAACGACGGAACCTGCCTGGCCAACATCCAGGTGATCGCCGACGCCGCGCTGCCGAACTACGAGGACGAGGTCCGCCACCTCACCGCCGGCTGCAGCGTCACGATCGACGGCGAGGTGAAGGCCTCCGGCGGCAAGGGCCAGGCGACCGAGCTGCACGCCGCCGCGGTGACCGTGCACGGCCTGGCCGACCCGGAGAGCTACCCGCTGCAGAAGAAGCGGCACTCGATGGAGAAGCTCCGCGAGTGGGCCCACCTGCGGCCGCGGACCAACACCTTCGGCGCGGTGATGCGGGTCCGCAACCAGGTCTGCCGCTCGGTGCACGACTTCTTCCAGGAGGACGGGTTCCTCTACCTCAACACGCCGATCATCACCGCCAGCGACTGCGAGGGCGCCGGCGAGATGTTCCGCGTCACGACGCTCGACCCGGCCGACCCGCCGCGCAACGATCAGGGCGCGGTCGACTACACGCAGGACTTCTTCGACCGTCCGTCGTTCTTGACGGTGTCGGGGCAGTTGGAGGGCGAGGTCTACGCCACGGCGCTCGGCAAGGTCTACACCTTCGGGCCGACCTTCCGCGCGGAGAACTCCAACACCTCACGGCACCTGGCCGAGTTCTGGATGGTCGAGCCCGAGGTCGCGTTCAACGACCTCGAGGACAACATGGACCTGGCCGAGCGGTTCCTCAAGCGGGTCGTGACCGACGTGCTGGAGAACTGCGAGGAGGACCTCGACTTCTTCGAGCAGCGGATCGACAAGGAGGTCCGCGAGCGGCTCGGCAAGATCGTCGCGGGGGGCTTCGCCCGCACCACCTACACCGACGCGATCGCCGCGCTCGAGAGCTCGGGCGAGGCGTTCGAGTTCCCGGTGAGCTGGGGCGTCGACCTGCAGGCGGAGCACGAGCGGTACCTGGCCGAGAAGCTGCACGGCCGGCCGGTGATCGTGCACGACTACCCGGCGACCATCAAGCCGTTCTACATGCGCGTCAACGACGATGGCCGCACGGTCCGCGCGATGGACGTCCTCGCCCCCGGCGTCGGCGAGATCATCGGCGGCAGCCAGCGCGAGGAGCGGCTCGACGTGCTCGAGAGTCGCATGTCCGAGCAGGGCCTGAACCCCGACGACTACTGGTGGTACCTGGACCTGCGGCGGTACGGCACCGTGCCGCACGCCGGGTTCGGCCTCGGCCTGGAGCGGATGGTGCAGTTCGTGACCGGCATGGCCAACATCCGCGACGTCATCCCGTTCCCGCGGACGCCGGGCAACGCGGAGTTTTAG
- a CDS encoding formylglycine-generating enzyme family protein: MSAAILSPLRGCLRWREVLDSEATIGAAGGALLFIGIACGQPVLAGAGGVGACMVARNLIKRGLESRGVGWGEQRPGGVRVADGGEPPEEPTPPRPRRNSTNENDLVDEMLADRRYALLLRRETACQIEQDQYLRAIRALDESMVLTPAGSVLVGVAAERETLGHEATTSLLEAGAEAIVRVEPCYLDRYTVTNADFQSFVDAGGYEALEFWPEEALPALFDFVDRAGVTAPRYWSDGRHPTGEGQLPVVGVSWYEAVAYARWVGKRLPTDAEWTKSCAWPIESAPGRVAQRRYPWGESFDTRKANLWSSGAGKPVSVDTYPDGATVGGVEQMVGNVWEWTSSTLDETTPQAVRFPSALRTIRGGAYNTYFENQATCHFQSAEHPLSRRPNIGIRLAISMDVLASSTAAQG, translated from the coding sequence TTGTCTGCAGCCATCCTCTCACCCCTGCGGGGCTGTCTCCGCTGGCGGGAAGTCCTCGACAGCGAGGCCACCATCGGCGCCGCCGGTGGCGCGTTGCTGTTCATCGGCATCGCTTGCGGACAGCCTGTGCTGGCCGGGGCCGGCGGCGTTGGCGCCTGCATGGTCGCCCGCAACCTGATCAAGCGTGGGCTCGAGTCCCGCGGCGTCGGGTGGGGCGAGCAGCGGCCGGGCGGCGTCCGCGTCGCCGACGGTGGCGAGCCGCCGGAGGAGCCGACCCCGCCGCGGCCCCGCCGCAACAGCACCAACGAGAACGACCTCGTCGACGAGATGCTGGCCGACCGCCGGTACGCGCTGTTGCTCCGCCGCGAGACCGCCTGCCAGATCGAGCAGGACCAGTACCTGCGGGCGATCCGCGCGCTCGACGAGTCGATGGTGCTGACGCCGGCCGGCTCGGTGCTGGTGGGCGTCGCGGCCGAACGCGAGACCCTCGGCCACGAGGCGACCACCAGCCTGCTCGAGGCGGGCGCCGAGGCGATCGTCCGCGTCGAGCCGTGCTACCTCGACCGCTACACTGTCACCAACGCCGACTTCCAGAGCTTTGTCGACGCCGGCGGCTACGAGGCCCTCGAGTTCTGGCCCGAGGAGGCCCTGCCCGCGCTGTTCGACTTTGTCGACCGCGCCGGGGTCACCGCGCCGCGCTACTGGTCCGACGGGCGCCACCCGACCGGCGAGGGGCAGCTTCCGGTCGTCGGCGTCAGCTGGTACGAGGCGGTCGCCTATGCCCGCTGGGTCGGCAAGCGGCTGCCGACCGACGCCGAGTGGACCAAGAGCTGCGCGTGGCCGATCGAGTCGGCGCCGGGACGCGTGGCCCAGCGGCGCTACCCGTGGGGCGAGTCGTTCGACACCCGCAAGGCCAACCTGTGGTCGTCGGGCGCCGGCAAGCCGGTCTCGGTCGACACCTACCCAGACGGCGCTACGGTGGGCGGCGTCGAGCAGATGGTCGGCAACGTCTGGGAATGGACCAGCTCCACTCTGGACGAGACCACGCCGCAGGCCGTCCGCTTTCCGTCGGCGCTGCGGACCATCCGCGGCGGGGCCTACAACACGTACTTCGAGAACCAGGCGACCTGCCACTTCCAGAGCGCCGAGCACCCGCTCTCGCGGCGGCCCAACATCGGCATCCGCCTGGCGATCAGCATGGACGTGCTCGCCTCGTCGACCGCGGCCCAAGGCTGA
- a CDS encoding TRAFAC clade GTPase domain-containing protein: MSQLINVPLESYLLAQRAAPINCLICDEENSSATERCCRCATPMAISRACAGSKKAPALLAVLGASGVGKTVYLGMLMDMLVRRVGGISAVVCGPYSIGLQQATTTALASGYYPDRTSLNPEDWHWVHCQVECSRGKKRTELVLADVSGEAWQQEADRPGTHPALGALLKKCSGMMIVADAQQLHAGDHNSDFVALKLLSQLDESRRREKRASRRVNRTPLAMVLTKADQRQSCLDDPTGFAEAHAESLLRDCENRFPNTRVFGASVAGASALRTIGGHRRETPLRIEPQGVVEPLGWLLTQMS; the protein is encoded by the coding sequence ATGTCTCAGCTCATCAACGTGCCGCTCGAGTCGTACCTGCTGGCTCAGCGGGCCGCGCCGATCAACTGCCTTATCTGTGACGAGGAGAACAGCTCCGCCACGGAACGGTGCTGCCGGTGCGCGACGCCGATGGCGATCTCCCGGGCCTGCGCCGGCTCGAAGAAGGCCCCGGCGCTGCTCGCCGTGCTGGGCGCGTCCGGCGTCGGCAAGACGGTCTACCTCGGGATGCTGATGGACATGCTGGTCCGCCGTGTCGGCGGCATCAGCGCCGTCGTGTGCGGGCCCTATTCGATTGGGCTGCAGCAGGCCACGACCACGGCGCTCGCCTCGGGCTACTACCCGGACCGCACCTCGCTGAACCCCGAGGACTGGCACTGGGTCCACTGCCAGGTGGAGTGCAGCCGCGGCAAGAAACGCACGGAGTTGGTGCTGGCGGACGTGTCGGGCGAGGCCTGGCAGCAGGAGGCCGACCGCCCCGGCACGCACCCCGCCCTTGGGGCCCTGCTAAAGAAGTGCTCCGGGATGATGATTGTCGCCGACGCGCAGCAGCTGCACGCCGGCGACCACAACAGCGACTTTGTCGCGCTCAAGCTGCTCTCGCAGCTCGACGAGTCTCGCCGGCGGGAAAAACGCGCCAGCCGGCGCGTGAACCGGACGCCGCTGGCGATGGTCCTCACCAAGGCAGACCAACGCCAGAGCTGCCTGGACGACCCGACCGGGTTCGCCGAGGCCCACGCCGAATCGCTGCTGCGGGACTGCGAGAACCGCTTCCCCAACACCCGCGTGTTCGGCGCTTCGGTGGCCGGGGCCTCGGCCCTGCGGACCATCGGCGGGCACCGCCGCGAGACCCCGCTGCGGATCGAGCCGCAGGGCGTGGTCGAGCCGCTCGGGTGGCTGCTCACGCAGATGAGCTAG
- a CDS encoding ABC transporter ATP-binding protein: protein MSDYAIEMSGVSKWFGRKVVLSGVTLNVERGKTFAFLGRNGAGKTTSIRLLMGLLHRSDGAVRVLGLDPEVDPLLVRDRVGYLAEDQTMYGWMRVEEIVRYIAPFYTSWDHDLARMYLGEFELPLRTKIKHLSKGQNVRLGLVLALAHRPELVILDDPALGLDPIMRKQFNRDLITHLQGEGRTVFYSSHLLYEVEPIADEVAILDNGRVLRQSGTEELRADVKQLIVTPQGATQIDARRVLDQRPDGEEVALVVDNAAALTQQLSERGELRKVVDLNLDEIFEAYVVGKKPADDALPAQSPLPTPA from the coding sequence ATGAGCGACTACGCGATTGAGATGAGCGGCGTGAGCAAATGGTTCGGCCGCAAGGTGGTGCTAAGCGGCGTGACGCTCAACGTCGAGCGGGGCAAGACGTTTGCTTTCCTGGGCCGCAACGGCGCCGGCAAGACCACCTCGATCCGGCTGCTGATGGGACTGCTGCACCGCTCGGACGGCGCGGTTCGGGTGCTGGGGCTCGACCCCGAGGTCGACCCGCTCTTGGTCCGCGACCGGGTCGGCTACCTGGCCGAGGACCAGACCATGTACGGCTGGATGCGGGTCGAGGAGATCGTCCGCTACATCGCGCCGTTCTACACCAGCTGGGACCACGACCTCGCGCGGATGTACCTGGGCGAGTTCGAGCTGCCGCTGCGGACCAAGATCAAGCACCTCTCGAAGGGGCAGAATGTGCGGCTCGGCCTGGTGCTGGCGCTCGCCCACCGGCCGGAGCTGGTGATCCTCGACGACCCGGCGCTCGGGCTCGACCCGATCATGCGCAAGCAGTTCAACCGCGACCTGATCACCCACCTGCAGGGCGAGGGCCGCACGGTGTTCTACAGCTCGCACCTGCTGTACGAGGTCGAGCCGATCGCCGACGAGGTCGCGATCCTCGACAACGGCCGCGTGCTCCGCCAGAGCGGCACCGAGGAGCTCCGCGCCGACGTCAAGCAGCTGATCGTCACGCCGCAGGGCGCCACGCAGATCGACGCCCGCAGGGTGCTCGACCAACGCCCCGACGGCGAGGAGGTCGCCCTGGTGGTCGACAACGCCGCGGCCCTGACTCAGCAGCTCTCCGAGCGGGGCGAGCTGCGGAAGGTAGTCGATTTGAACCTGGATGAGATTTTTGAGGCGTACGTGGTTGGCAAGAAGCCGGCAGACGATGCGCTGCCGGCCCAGAGCCCACTACCGACGCCCGCCTAG
- the carA gene encoding glutamine-hydrolyzing carbamoyl-phosphate synthase small subunit, which yields MPSTAKLALEDGAVFTGVSIGADGEVDGEVCFNTSMTGYQEILTDPSYCGQIVTMTYPQIGNYGVNAEDVESEKPHLRGFVVREHSRIQSNFRCESSLSEYLKQHNIVAIESIDTRALVRRLRSQGSMRGVLSTTDLDDASLVARAKASPGLVGRDLVREVAPQQAAAWSEPLSTWTRLDGLQHSSADDSAPHVAALDFGMKWNIPRHLVNMGCRVTILPGSATAADVLALNPDGVFLSNGPGDPEPVAYAVETIRGLLGKKPIFGICLGHQLLSLACGAKTFKMKFGHRGANQPVQDLTTGKVEITSQNHGFAVDADSLPADLEVTHLSLNDQTIEGVQHRSAPAFSVQYHPEASAGPHDSHYLFDRFWRMIKN from the coding sequence ATGCCCAGCACTGCTAAGCTTGCGCTCGAGGACGGCGCCGTCTTTACCGGAGTCTCGATCGGCGCCGACGGCGAGGTCGACGGCGAGGTCTGCTTCAACACCTCGATGACCGGCTACCAGGAGATCCTCACCGACCCGAGCTACTGCGGGCAGATCGTCACGATGACGTACCCGCAGATCGGCAACTACGGCGTCAACGCCGAAGACGTGGAGAGCGAGAAGCCGCACCTCCGCGGCTTCGTGGTCCGCGAGCACAGCCGTATCCAGAGCAACTTCCGTTGCGAGAGCAGCCTGAGCGAGTACCTCAAGCAGCACAATATCGTGGCGATCGAGTCGATCGACACCCGCGCCCTGGTGCGGCGGCTGCGGTCGCAGGGTTCCATGCGCGGCGTGCTCTCCACCACCGACCTGGACGACGCCAGCCTGGTCGCGAGGGCCAAGGCCTCGCCCGGGCTGGTGGGGCGGGACCTGGTGCGGGAGGTGGCCCCCCAGCAGGCGGCCGCCTGGAGCGAGCCGCTCAGCACCTGGACCCGGCTGGACGGCCTGCAGCACTCGTCGGCGGACGACTCGGCGCCGCACGTCGCGGCGCTCGACTTCGGCATGAAGTGGAACATCCCCCGGCACCTGGTCAACATGGGCTGCCGGGTCACCATCCTGCCCGGCTCTGCCACCGCGGCCGATGTGCTCGCCCTGAACCCCGACGGCGTGTTCTTGTCGAACGGCCCCGGCGACCCCGAGCCGGTCGCCTACGCGGTCGAGACCATCCGCGGGTTGCTCGGCAAGAAGCCGATCTTCGGTATCTGCCTAGGGCACCAGCTGCTGTCGCTGGCGTGCGGGGCGAAGACCTTCAAGATGAAGTTCGGCCACCGCGGCGCCAACCAGCCGGTGCAGGACCTCACTACCGGCAAGGTCGAGATCACCTCGCAGAACCACGGCTTCGCGGTCGACGCCGACTCGCTCCCCGCCGACCTCGAGGTGACGCACCTCAGCCTGAACGACCAGACTATCGAGGGCGTGCAGCACCGCTCAGCCCCGGCGTTCAGCGTGCAGTACCACCCGGAGGCCTCGGCCGGGCCGCACGACAGTCACTACCTGTTCGACCGCTTCTGGCGGATGATTAAGAACTGA
- a CDS encoding MFS transporter — protein sequence MSKSKQLPWYRQLTGYHWFVFIVASAAWTFDCLDQRLFSLARVPAIDALTTDATVAQVQQYGKYVTAIFLIGWGIGGMFFGALGDRYGRAKMLTVSVLIYSVCTGANFFSQSVWDFAFFRFLTGVGVGGVFGLAVALIAETVPDGARAGALGMLQILSAGGNILAVFVKETVDSLERSGTIVAGEGWRYVFLVGILPAALVIFIQGRLKEPEPWLRAKEAGTLPKGAIIAPYAGLVSDARWRRNLIVGAILASTGVIGLWAIGEYAVDIQKVVFQGHFQNEQLIAFQAEGLTDAQAQARLAEPETAGLIGEQVKRSKNIAFFLQMVGAAIGMWIFSKVAIAMGRRPAFAIAFVMALFSTAGAYWFMETPTQAYWMMPLMAASQLALFAGYAIYLPELFPSRLRSTGTSFCYNLGRFAAAGGSFVSAWIAATLFGFAESPLRERYAAVAMCSIFLVGLVTLLFAPETKDQPLPE from the coding sequence ATGTCCAAGTCAAAGCAGCTCCCCTGGTACCGACAGCTCACTGGCTACCACTGGTTTGTGTTTATTGTGGCGTCGGCTGCTTGGACGTTTGACTGCCTGGACCAGCGGCTGTTCTCCCTGGCGCGGGTGCCGGCGATCGACGCCCTGACCACCGACGCGACCGTTGCGCAGGTGCAGCAGTACGGCAAGTACGTGACGGCCATCTTCCTGATCGGCTGGGGCATCGGCGGCATGTTCTTCGGGGCCCTGGGCGACCGCTACGGCCGCGCCAAGATGCTGACGGTCTCGGTCCTGATCTACTCGGTCTGCACCGGCGCCAACTTCTTCAGCCAATCGGTGTGGGACTTCGCCTTCTTCCGCTTCCTGACCGGCGTCGGGGTCGGCGGGGTGTTCGGCCTGGCCGTCGCGCTGATCGCCGAGACCGTGCCCGACGGCGCCCGGGCCGGCGCGCTCGGCATGCTGCAGATCCTCTCGGCCGGCGGCAACATCCTGGCCGTGTTCGTTAAGGAGACCGTCGACTCGCTCGAACGCTCCGGCACGATCGTTGCCGGCGAGGGCTGGCGGTACGTGTTCCTGGTCGGCATCCTGCCCGCCGCGCTGGTGATCTTCATCCAGGGCCGCCTGAAGGAGCCCGAGCCGTGGCTCCGCGCCAAGGAGGCCGGCACGCTGCCCAAGGGAGCCATCATCGCGCCGTACGCCGGGCTGGTCAGCGACGCCCGCTGGCGCCGCAACCTGATCGTCGGCGCGATCCTGGCCTCGACCGGCGTGATCGGCCTGTGGGCGATCGGCGAGTACGCGGTCGACATCCAGAAGGTCGTGTTCCAGGGCCACTTCCAGAACGAGCAGCTCATCGCGTTCCAGGCCGAGGGCCTGACCGACGCCCAGGCCCAGGCCCGGCTGGCCGAGCCCGAGACCGCCGGCCTGATCGGCGAACAGGTCAAGCGTTCGAAGAACATCGCGTTCTTCCTGCAGATGGTCGGCGCGGCGATCGGCATGTGGATCTTCTCCAAGGTGGCGATCGCGATGGGCCGCCGGCCGGCGTTCGCGATCGCGTTCGTCATGGCGCTGTTCTCTACCGCGGGGGCCTACTGGTTCATGGAGACCCCGACCCAGGCGTACTGGATGATGCCGCTGATGGCGGCCTCGCAGCTGGCCCTGTTCGCCGGCTACGCAATCTACCTGCCGGAGCTGTTCCCCAGCCGGCTGAGGAGCACCGGCACCTCGTTCTGCTACAACCTGGGCCGCTTCGCGGCGGCGGGCGGCAGCTTCGTTTCGGCCTGGATCGCGGCCACGTTGTTCGGCTTCGCCGAGTCGCCGCTCCGCGAGCGCTACGCCGCGGTGGCGATGTGCTCGATCTTCCTCGTCGGTCTCGTAACGCTGCTGTTCGCCCCGGAGACCAAGGATCAGCCGCTGCCGGAGTAG
- a CDS encoding GntR family transcriptional regulator: protein MLIRIEKGSSVPISKQLAEQIATLCAAGRLQPGDRVPSVRELARELAVNQNTVLRVYERLTGEGLLERRHGQGTFVAKTAGRKAAAAHEKRLIEELRQLARQAQGLGLSSDELHGLLAQAWEQLGVESAKAEEANQS, encoded by the coding sequence ATGCTAATCCGCATCGAAAAAGGCTCGAGCGTCCCCATCTCCAAGCAGCTGGCCGAGCAGATCGCCACCCTCTGCGCCGCCGGCCGCTTGCAGCCAGGCGACCGCGTGCCATCCGTCCGCGAGCTGGCCCGTGAGCTGGCGGTCAACCAGAACACGGTGCTGCGTGTCTACGAACGCCTGACCGGCGAGGGGCTGCTCGAACGCCGCCACGGCCAGGGGACGTTTGTCGCCAAGACCGCCGGCCGCAAGGCGGCGGCGGCGCACGAGAAACGGCTCATCGAAGAGCTCCGCCAGCTGGCGCGGCAGGCCCAGGGGCTCGGGCTTTCCTCCGACGAGCTCCACGGGCTGCTGGCCCAGGCGTGGGAGCAGCTCGGGGTCGAATCGGCCAAGGCAGAGGAGGCGAATCAGTCATGA
- a CDS encoding ABC transporter permease subunit, producing the protein MLLTKPDNLRDWADSLMIVWMLGIPFGLFVGAAVGAGENSRGTMPFATAQPAPLWKLAIAKLLAGGVACVTPGMLIIAAFYGLDFWGGTISQELAGGFRHQIQPVGSGFLDPLTFYLYLTLVTTLSIYLWTAALAVNSSDEVRGAVWALGFFAVWLAFLATIAFAMQKLAVPSGRGTGAMSLLAMFGPLGPAAILNPRDLQVPWLLGISGVVHLVVAVAFVRFFGRPIFAAISRNRPTTSLPELAPSYLPPPFRSTARALAWKELRECGPIAGAAVAASLMIGSVIVVAAIIESPDWLLQAHHRRELATMLVAPLLYLGPLAAAIMGIGVTLRDLSPQLNTFWRSRPIPADHAFWIPVATGGALLMICFALPAWGLVTWAGGVFESGNNAAKSQELIGIGAAALLLFFAAGACAAAATRDAVRAAILSLGISLVPVVWTGEILDRQGIITEVWQVMAVLGGIALTAILAAWVLFRSDWPVRG; encoded by the coding sequence ATGTTGCTCACCAAGCCAGACAACCTGCGTGACTGGGCCGACTCGCTGATGATTGTCTGGATGCTCGGCATCCCGTTCGGCCTGTTCGTCGGCGCCGCGGTGGGAGCCGGCGAGAACTCGCGCGGCACGATGCCTTTCGCCACCGCTCAACCAGCGCCGCTCTGGAAGCTCGCCATCGCCAAATTGCTCGCGGGGGGCGTCGCGTGCGTGACGCCGGGGATGCTGATCATTGCCGCATTCTATGGACTCGATTTCTGGGGCGGCACGATCAGCCAGGAACTGGCGGGCGGGTTTCGCCACCAGATCCAGCCGGTAGGTTCCGGCTTTCTCGATCCGCTGACGTTCTACCTCTATCTCACGCTCGTCACGACACTCAGCATCTACCTGTGGACCGCCGCCCTGGCGGTCAACTCGTCGGACGAGGTCCGCGGCGCCGTCTGGGCCCTCGGGTTCTTCGCCGTATGGCTCGCCTTTCTGGCGACGATCGCGTTTGCCATGCAGAAGCTTGCGGTTCCCTCGGGTCGCGGCACAGGAGCCATGAGTCTGCTCGCCATGTTCGGCCCCCTCGGGCCAGCCGCGATTCTCAATCCGCGCGACTTGCAGGTGCCCTGGCTGTTGGGGATCTCGGGCGTCGTCCACCTGGTGGTCGCGGTCGCCTTCGTGCGGTTCTTCGGCCGCCCCATCTTCGCAGCCATTTCCCGTAATCGGCCGACAACAAGCTTGCCCGAGCTGGCGCCGAGTTACCTGCCGCCCCCGTTCCGCAGCACGGCTCGGGCGCTGGCCTGGAAGGAACTCCGCGAGTGCGGGCCGATTGCCGGGGCCGCCGTTGCCGCCAGCCTGATGATCGGATCCGTGATTGTGGTGGCCGCGATCATCGAGAGCCCGGACTGGCTCCTTCAAGCTCACCACCGCCGTGAGTTGGCGACCATGCTTGTGGCGCCCCTGCTCTACCTCGGCCCGCTGGCGGCCGCGATCATGGGGATCGGCGTCACGCTGCGGGACCTCAGCCCGCAGCTCAACACGTTCTGGCGGTCGCGGCCGATTCCTGCGGACCACGCCTTCTGGATCCCGGTCGCGACCGGGGGCGCGTTGCTGATGATTTGTTTCGCTCTTCCGGCGTGGGGTCTCGTCACCTGGGCCGGTGGCGTGTTTGAGTCCGGCAACAACGCAGCAAAGAGCCAGGAGTTAATCGGCATCGGCGCCGCCGCGCTGCTGCTGTTCTTCGCCGCTGGCGCCTGCGCCGCGGCCGCGACACGCGACGCCGTGCGGGCTGCGATCCTCTCCTTGGGTATCTCGCTGGTACCGGTGGTCTGGACCGGCGAAATTCTCGATCGCCAAGGCATAATCACCGAAGTGTGGCAGGTGATGGCCGTGCTCGGAGGCATCGCCCTCACGGCCATCCTCGCCGCCTGGGTCCTGTTCCGCAGCGACTGGCCGGTGCGGGGTTGA